From a single Brassica oleracea var. oleracea cultivar TO1000 chromosome C5, BOL, whole genome shotgun sequence genomic region:
- the LOC106343496 gene encoding ABC transporter G family member 15 isoform X2, which yields MSNEEVSDIVEGTIMELGLQDCADRAIGNWHARGVSGGERKRVSIALEILTRPQILFLDEPTSGLDSASAFFVIQTLRNIARDGRTVISSIHQPSSEVFALFDDLFLLSSGESVYFGEAKSAVEFFAESGFPCPKKRNPSDHFLRCINSDFDTVTATLKGSQRIQDTPATSDPLLNLATPVIRARLVENYRRSKYAKSAKSRIQELSNIDGNEMEVRRGSEASWWKQLRTLTARSFINMCRDVGYYWTRIVSYIVVSISVGTIFYDVGYSYTSILARVSCGGFITGFMTFMSIGGFPSFLEEMKVFYKERMSGYYGVSVYILSNYISSFPFLVSLSVITGTITYNLVKFRPGFSHYAFFCLNIFFSVSVIESLMMVVASLVPNFLMGLVTGAGLIGIIMMTSGFFRLLPDLPKIFWRYPVSYISYGSWAIQGGYKNDFLGLEFEPLFPGEPKMTGEEVINKIFRVKVTHSKWWDLAAVVGILVCYRLLFFVVLKLKERAGPALKAIQAKRTMRNLDRRPSFKRMPSLSLSLSSMSSRRHQPFRSLSSQEGLNSPAHY from the exons ATGTCTAACGAGGAAGTGAGTGACATTGTGGAAGGCACAATCATGGAGCTTGGTCTTCAAGACTGCGCAGACAGAGCCATTGGAAACTGGCACGCTAGGGGAGTTAGTGGCGGCGAACGGAAACGTGTCAGCATCGCTTTAGAGATCTTAACGCGCCCTCAGATCCTCTTTCTCGACGAACCCACCAGCGGTTTGGATAGTGCTTCTGCGTTTTTCGTGATTCAGACACTTAGAAACATCGCAAGAGATGGCAGAACCGTTATTTCATCGATTCATCAGCCTAGCAGTGAGGTGTTTGCACTGTTTGATGATCTTTTCTTGCTCTCGAGTGGTGAGTCTGTCTACTTTGGTGAAGCCAAGTCTGCCGTTGAG TTCTTTGCTGAATCGGGCTTTCCATGCCCCAAGAAGAGGAATCCTTCTGATCACTTCCTGCGATGTATAAACTCAGACTTTGATACAGTCACAGCTACGCTCAAAGGATCTCAAAGAATTCAGGACACACCAGCTACATCAGATCCACTTTTGAATCTAGCAACACCTGTGATCAGAGCAAGGCTTGTTGAGAACTACCGGCGTTCAAAGTATGCGAAATCCGCAAAATCTAGAATCCAAGAACTATCTAACATC GATGGGAATGAGATGGAAGTGAGAAGAGGGAGTGAAGCGAGCTGGTGGAAACAACTTAGGACATTAACAGCAAGATCATTCATAAACATGTGTCGCGATGTAGGTTACTACTGGACAAGAATAGTAAGCTACATTGTTGTTTCTATAAGCGTAGGGACCATATTCTACGACGTGGGATATAGCTACACATCAATCTTAGCCAGGGTCTCTTGTGGCGGATTCATCACCGGTTTCATGACGTTCATGTCCATTGGAGGCTTCCCTTCTTTCCTTGAAGAGATGAAG GTGTTCTATAAAGAGAGGATGAGTGGTTACTATGGAGTTTCGGTTTATATCCTCTCAAACTACATCTCGTCTTTCCCGTTCTTAGTTTCTCTCTCGGTTATCACGGGAACTATTACTTACAACTTGGTGAAGTTTCGTCCCGGGTTCTCGCATTACGCTTTCTTCTGTCTCAACATCTTCTTCTCAGTCTCTGTGATAGAGAGTCTCATGATGGTTGTGGCTTCTCTAGTTCCAAACTTTTTGATGGGTCTTGTTACTGGAGCTGGTCTCATT GGAATCATCATGATGACTTCTGGATTCTTCCGTCTGCTTCCTGATCTTCCCAAGATATTTTGGCGTTACCCGGTTTCGTATATAAGCTATGGATCTTGGGCTATCCAG GGAGGTTACAAGAATGATTTTCTCGGACTAGAGTTTGAGCCTTTATTCCCGGGTGAGCCGAAAATGACAGGAGAAGAAGTGATAAACAAGATATTTAGAGTGAAGGTGACACATTCAAAATGGTGGGACTTGGCTGCTGTTGTAGGAATCCTTGTGTGTTATAGGCTTCTCTTCTTTGTGGTCTTAAAGCTAAAGGAGAGAGCAGGACCGGCTTTAAAGGCGATTCAGGCAAAAAGAACGATGAGGAATCTTGACAGGAGACCTTCTTTCAAGAGAATGCCGTCTCTGTCTTTGTCATTGTCGTCAATGTCTTCAAGGAGACATCAGCCTTTCCGTTCACTTTCTTCTCAAGAAGGCCTCAACTCTCCAGCCCACTACTAA
- the LOC106343496 gene encoding ABC transporter G family member 15 isoform X1: MELEGSSSCPRPLPSKAEMSRGAYLAWEDLTVVIPNFSDGPTRRLLQRLNGYAEPGRIMAIMGPSGSGKSTLLDSLAGRLARNVIMTGNLLLNGKKARLDYGLVAYVTQEDILLGTLTVRETITYSARLRLSSDMSNEEVSDIVEGTIMELGLQDCADRAIGNWHARGVSGGERKRVSIALEILTRPQILFLDEPTSGLDSASAFFVIQTLRNIARDGRTVISSIHQPSSEVFALFDDLFLLSSGESVYFGEAKSAVEFFAESGFPCPKKRNPSDHFLRCINSDFDTVTATLKGSQRIQDTPATSDPLLNLATPVIRARLVENYRRSKYAKSAKSRIQELSNIDGNEMEVRRGSEASWWKQLRTLTARSFINMCRDVGYYWTRIVSYIVVSISVGTIFYDVGYSYTSILARVSCGGFITGFMTFMSIGGFPSFLEEMKVFYKERMSGYYGVSVYILSNYISSFPFLVSLSVITGTITYNLVKFRPGFSHYAFFCLNIFFSVSVIESLMMVVASLVPNFLMGLVTGAGLIGIIMMTSGFFRLLPDLPKIFWRYPVSYISYGSWAIQGGYKNDFLGLEFEPLFPGEPKMTGEEVINKIFRVKVTHSKWWDLAAVVGILVCYRLLFFVVLKLKERAGPALKAIQAKRTMRNLDRRPSFKRMPSLSLSLSSMSSRRHQPFRSLSSQEGLNSPAHY, encoded by the exons ATGGAACTAGAGGGCTCGAGTAGTTGCCCGAGGCCGCTACCGTCAAAGGCGGAGATGAGCCGTGGAGCGTATTTGGCATGGGAAGACTTAACGGTGGTTATACCCAACTTCAGTGATGGTCCGACCCGAAGGTTGCTACAGAGGCTAAACGGGTATGCTGAACCAGGTCGGATCATGGCTATAATGGGTCCTTCTGGATCCGGAAAGTCCACTCTTCTTGACTCTCTTGCAG GTAGACTAGCAAGAAACGTGATCATGACCGGTAATCTTCTATTGAACGGCAAGAAAGCCAGACTAGACTATGGTCTCGTA GCATATGTAACACAAGAGGACATATTGCTCGGAACACTAACAGTGAGGGAGACAATAACATACTCAGCTCGATTGAGGCTTTCAAGTGACATGTCTAACGAGGAAGTGAGTGACATTGTGGAAGGCACAATCATGGAGCTTGGTCTTCAAGACTGCGCAGACAGAGCCATTGGAAACTGGCACGCTAGGGGAGTTAGTGGCGGCGAACGGAAACGTGTCAGCATCGCTTTAGAGATCTTAACGCGCCCTCAGATCCTCTTTCTCGACGAACCCACCAGCGGTTTGGATAGTGCTTCTGCGTTTTTCGTGATTCAGACACTTAGAAACATCGCAAGAGATGGCAGAACCGTTATTTCATCGATTCATCAGCCTAGCAGTGAGGTGTTTGCACTGTTTGATGATCTTTTCTTGCTCTCGAGTGGTGAGTCTGTCTACTTTGGTGAAGCCAAGTCTGCCGTTGAG TTCTTTGCTGAATCGGGCTTTCCATGCCCCAAGAAGAGGAATCCTTCTGATCACTTCCTGCGATGTATAAACTCAGACTTTGATACAGTCACAGCTACGCTCAAAGGATCTCAAAGAATTCAGGACACACCAGCTACATCAGATCCACTTTTGAATCTAGCAACACCTGTGATCAGAGCAAGGCTTGTTGAGAACTACCGGCGTTCAAAGTATGCGAAATCCGCAAAATCTAGAATCCAAGAACTATCTAACATC GATGGGAATGAGATGGAAGTGAGAAGAGGGAGTGAAGCGAGCTGGTGGAAACAACTTAGGACATTAACAGCAAGATCATTCATAAACATGTGTCGCGATGTAGGTTACTACTGGACAAGAATAGTAAGCTACATTGTTGTTTCTATAAGCGTAGGGACCATATTCTACGACGTGGGATATAGCTACACATCAATCTTAGCCAGGGTCTCTTGTGGCGGATTCATCACCGGTTTCATGACGTTCATGTCCATTGGAGGCTTCCCTTCTTTCCTTGAAGAGATGAAG GTGTTCTATAAAGAGAGGATGAGTGGTTACTATGGAGTTTCGGTTTATATCCTCTCAAACTACATCTCGTCTTTCCCGTTCTTAGTTTCTCTCTCGGTTATCACGGGAACTATTACTTACAACTTGGTGAAGTTTCGTCCCGGGTTCTCGCATTACGCTTTCTTCTGTCTCAACATCTTCTTCTCAGTCTCTGTGATAGAGAGTCTCATGATGGTTGTGGCTTCTCTAGTTCCAAACTTTTTGATGGGTCTTGTTACTGGAGCTGGTCTCATT GGAATCATCATGATGACTTCTGGATTCTTCCGTCTGCTTCCTGATCTTCCCAAGATATTTTGGCGTTACCCGGTTTCGTATATAAGCTATGGATCTTGGGCTATCCAG GGAGGTTACAAGAATGATTTTCTCGGACTAGAGTTTGAGCCTTTATTCCCGGGTGAGCCGAAAATGACAGGAGAAGAAGTGATAAACAAGATATTTAGAGTGAAGGTGACACATTCAAAATGGTGGGACTTGGCTGCTGTTGTAGGAATCCTTGTGTGTTATAGGCTTCTCTTCTTTGTGGTCTTAAAGCTAAAGGAGAGAGCAGGACCGGCTTTAAAGGCGATTCAGGCAAAAAGAACGATGAGGAATCTTGACAGGAGACCTTCTTTCAAGAGAATGCCGTCTCTGTCTTTGTCATTGTCGTCAATGTCTTCAAGGAGACATCAGCCTTTCCGTTCACTTTCTTCTCAAGAAGGCCTCAACTCTCCAGCCCACTACTAA